The DNA sequence TCAGATGTGTATAAGAGACAGGTCCAGGGCGGCGGTGAATATATCCACCTCCGGGTGGCTCGACCTGACCCGAGCCACTCCCTCCGGAGCTGCTATGAGGGATACCAATGATATCTTCTTTCCCCCCCGGCGCTTGACTAAATCTATGGCAGCGGACGCGGAGCCACCGGTAGCCAACATGGGATCTACAACATATATATCCCTGTCTTCTATGTCCCCCGGCAATTTACAATAATACTCCACCGGCTCCAGGGTGTTTGGGTCTCTGTACAGCCCCACGTGGCCAACCTTGGCGTTGGGGATGAGCCTTATTATCCCCTCCACCATCCCCAACCCGGCCCTTAACACCGGGACAACGGCCATCTTCTTCCCAGAAAGGGTAAATGCCTTAGTGAGGCCCAAAGGGGTGCAAACCTCTATCTCCTCAAGGGATAGGTCCCTGGTTATCTCGTAAACCATAAGACCCGCTATCTCCTGCACCAACTCCCGGAAGTCCTTAGAGGATGTGTTCTTATCACGAACTATGCCAAGCTTATGCTGAATCAGGGGATGACTGACGACCACCAACCTGCCCCCGGACTGAACTTGGCACAGGGCCTCAGACTTGTAGATGGATCTTTCATAATCCCTTATCTTTTGGTTCCTAGCCTCATAGCGCCCACCAAGGAAGGATGTCTTAAGCCATACGTCAACCATCTCTAACGCCAGGTCTTCCCCAAGGATCCTGCCTCCCAAGGCAAGGACGTTGGAATCGTTGTGTTCTCTGGACAGCCTGGCTTCCGTAGCGTCCCTACAAAGCGCCGCATATACACCAGGCACCTTGTTTGCGATTATGGACATGCCTATTCCGCTGCCACAGACCACAATTCCCCTCTCCGCCTCACCTCTGGATACCGCCTCCGCCACCTTTATTCCCCAATCAGGGAAATCTACCTTTGCCTCAGCAGAACAGGTCCCCAAGTCCAAAACTTCATAGCCCTTATCCAGCAAATACTTACCTATACGTTCTTTTAGTGGAAATCCCGCGTGATCCGCACCTATCGCTATCTTCATATCAGTTATCCCCCTCTTTCAGCCAAAGAAGGGCTAGAAAAGCCCCTACAAACACACCTAAGGCATTATGCCACAAAAAATGGGCAGCCAAAAGCCGCCCTCTAAATCAAGACAGGGTCCACAATCGTGGAAGTTTACTTAGAGCACAACACATCGTCAAGGATGGATTCCGCAGTTGAATAGGGATCCGCCCTACGAAGCAGCAGATCCTCCAGAAGGCCTTCATCCCTTCGCTTCGACCACTCTCGCTGAACCAGCGCCGATATCTCCTTGCGAAGCACTCCCTCCACCATGGCCTCTATCCTGGACAGCCTCCTCATCTTCCCCTCCTGGCTGTTCAGCACGTGCTCCCGATGGGACATCACGGACTTGACGGCATCGTCTACGCCGTCACCCCTTTCTGCACAGGTCTTAACCACAGGGGGTCTCCAAGTACCCCTGAACGATATGTCCAACATCATCCTTATGTCCGCAACCACCTTGTCGGCCCCATCCCGATCGGCTTTGTTCACCACGAAGACATCGGCTATCTCCATTATGCCGGCCTTCATGATCTGAACGTCATCCCCCATTCCAGGGACCAACACGAGGCAAACCGTGTCAGCCAGCTTGACTATGTCAACTTCTGACTGCCCCACCCCTACGGTCTCTATAATCACCACGTCCTTGCCGCAGGCATCCAAGATCAAAGCCGCCTCTCCAGTTGCCCCGCTAACTCCCCCAAGAGACCCTCGGCTTCCCATGCTCCTTATGAAAACCCTGCTGTCCACCGCATGATTCTGCATTCTAAGCCGGTCACCCAATATGGCCCCTCCGGAAAAAGGGCTGGAAGGATCGACCGCTATAACCCCAACGCTCCTGCCCATATCAAGAAAATGCTGGATCATCTTATCCACCAACGTGCTCTTGCCCGCCCCAGGACTGCCAGTTACCCCTACAACATGAGCACGCCCAGTCCTAGGATAGATGCTCCTCATCACCCCGTCCGCCAAAGGAGACTCGCTTTCGACCAGGCTTATGAGCCTGGCGATGGATCTGTGATCACCGGAAAGTGCCGCATTCACCAGCCTATCCAATAGCAACGCCCCTCTTCCTTCCATAGGGTTAGGGTTTGATTCCATGATATAACATCCTCAATGCCATGACAGTGTCAACGCCAAGAGCGAATTTTGCCAAAACTATCTGAAGACACCGGGCCAAAAGGGCACCCAGTCCCTAAAGCTGTACATCTCTGCGTCCACAAAGATAGAGACGAGAGCATCGGACACATTCCCAAGAGGCACGTCTACTCTAGACAACGGCATGCGGAAGGTCCAATAAATTCCCTTAAGCGGGGCTAAGGATGGCACGCCACCGGCGTAAAGATATCCTCCCGCAAGGCGCCTTGCCATATCCAGCTTCATCGGCACTGGAGCTCCTTGGGAAAGAACGTCCAACCTTATCCCATTTATAAGACAAAAAGCCAAAAGCCGTTCCAATGCCTCATCGTCCAGACGAACACTGGAGCTTACCGCTAAAACCTCCGGCAAACCGTTGCCCCTCTCTATAAAAGATTTAACCCCTTCCCACAGGGTCCCAGATCCTCTGGCATTACTCAAAATCAGGCTTTCCGGGGCATCATCTGCGTAACCTTCAGACGAGATTGATATCATGGCTAGCTTGTTCTGCCAAACCCCCCTTGAAACGGGACTAATACGCCCCATGTAGGAGCTGAGAAATGGGGATAGCTTGGCCACCATGGTCAGCTGATATAAGTCCTTTTCCTCTATGGTCATGCTACGGACGCCCAGGAAGCCAACCATGGGTACCCCCGGGCGAATAGCCCCCCACATGGGGAGCCTTCCACCTTGATCAAGAAGGATTATCCCACCCTCATATAAACATATAGTCCAGGGATCTTTTAACCCACGCTGCACCGCCTCAAGAGTCACCGCTGGGGAGGTGATAGGGCTCGTCTTGAAAATAGTTCCTCCTTCAGCAAGGATAAAAAGCCCCCCTTCGTGGTTCCAAACCACATCCCTCACCGATGGAACCCTTATGGAAGCCACCTCTTTAATGGAGATGGCGCCATCCCAGTCCAGGACGTACACCAAACCCCTTCCCCTGTCGGCCACAGCAAACCTGTTGCCCATTACGTCAACTGCCACAAGCTCCGGGAGCTTATTCCCCTTAGCAGTTGGATTCCAAGAGCTAAAGACCCTGCCGTCGGTGGATACTACGGCCAGCCTGCCATTGTCCTGATCTGCCAGCAAAAAAACGCCGTCTTGAAGGACCGCAGCATCAGCTATACGCCCCGAATATCTGAGGAAGGAGTCCACATGGATTTCCCTGCTGTACTGGCTCTCTTCAACTCGAAATGAATCGCCATTTGAGCAGAAGACCACCCAATGCAGATAATCCAAAGGGACCACCGCAGATGGAGACTTAAACTTAAGACTGGCAATCCTCTTGCCATTGGCATACACATACACGCGGTCACCCAGGGAGTCCACCAGGAAGAGCTTATCTCCAATAGAGCTTACCTTGCCGGCACCCCCCATGCCCCAAAGGAAAAGTGGATCCCAGCGCGAGAAAAGCCCCTGCACCTTTGCGTCTAAAAGGTGTACTTCGAGGCGTGACGACACGGGGTTTAAGGATGCCTTCAAGGAGGCTCTTTCCTGCTCCATCCCCTTAAGCAACGCCCTACCCCTGTAATCGGTACGTCTAACCTCCAAGTAGTACCTCATAGATCTCTCTGCTTCCTTGAGATCCCCCATCCTTCGCTGAATCACAGATCTTAAGAAATATGCATCCACCATATAGGTATCCTTCTTCAGCGCCCCTTGAACGTTGGAAAGGGCGCTCCAATACCTACCGCTCAACAGGTCCCTGTAACCCATGATGAACAGGGTCTCAGAAGCCCGCCTATCGGCCTTTGGCATCTCCTGGGCGTATGAAAGGCATTCAACAAAGATTGATAAACACAAAGCAAGCAATAAAACCCTAAAAAACCTCATCTCAATATCTCCTTCCCAAGGAAGGAATAAAATGTAAGGGTTATAGCTCCAGCAAGCAAAAAACCTAACAACATCCTAAGATAAAATAAAACCCCAGGACCTCCTGGCCAATATCCCCTGTATATGTTCATCACAGCCCTAGCCACCAAAAGAGCAGCAAGAAAAAACAATAAACCCAAAAGAGCCTGGAGATTAATCATGCTAATAGAAAAAACGGGGGCCATTCTAATAACACCTCACTCCTTAAACCAGTGAACTGCCTTTGTATGCTTCTCATAAATAAGTCTTAATATTACGTTATCCCTAAATATCTTTGGCGGAACCGTAGCCACGGCAGCCAACATAACCAATATGGCAGCGCCCATCGAAACTATAAAAACCAGCAGTATCTGCTTTAAGAACGACTCCTTCTTTTTCCTTATCATCCGCAAGGGCATGATGCAATCCCCCCTCCTATGCTCCATAATACCAGTTCGACCTAAACTAAAAAAACTGGAGGGCCAACCACAGGCTCTCCAGTTTTAGATACCCCATGCCACAGGATTCCCTGGGCATCCTTACGGTGATGCAAGAGGACAGGACTTTGTGCCCAATCCTACTGGATTGATCACAAAGAACACATTCAAACAGCGGTTCAGACAGCCACGGAGCTCCCCATGGATCTGTCGGCCCATATCTGCCTTAAAACCCTAACACAAACCTCAAGAGCCCTCTTCCCGTCCCTTATTCCCACAAGAGGCTGACGGCCTTCCTTGACACAGTCAAGGAAGTGCTGAAGCTCCATCTTGAGGGGCTCCTTCTTGGGATAAACTGGATGCTCAACCACCTCCACAAGCCCCGACCCACTTTTCAAACACCGGTTAATAGAAACATCCTGGGACTCGAAGTCCACCACGATGTATCTCTCCTTTTCCATTATATCCATCTGACGTATCCTCTTCTCAGAAACCCTGCTGACTAAAACGTGAGCTATGGTGCCATTCTTGAAGGTTATCTGAGCACATGCTATGTCCTCGTGGTCAGACCTTATCTTAGCTCCAGTGGCGGATATTTTATCTATCTCCGAGTTAACCATGGACAGGATTATGTCTATGTCATGGATCATAAGATCCAACACAACGCCAACGTCGCTTATCCGCGGTGAGAAGGGGCCCATCCTCCGTGTTTGTATGAACAAAGGTTCTTCTATCATGCTCTTAACATATTGAACGGCACTATTAAATCTCTCCACGTGGCCCACCTGAAGCACCAAGCCCATATCTGCAGCCAGCCTAAGGAGGCCTTCTGCTTCTTCCACCTTTGTGGTGACTGGCTTTTCCACCAACACATGAATGCCCCTCTTAAGGGCCTCGGAAGCCACTTGATAATGCAAGCTGGTTGGCACCGCAACGCTGATGGCATCCGGCTTTACCTGATCCAGGAAGGCCCTGAAATCGGTGAAAGACTGCACCCCCATGGTCTCTCCAACATAGTTAGCCCTATCTTCGTTAGCGTCCACCACCCCAACCAAATCAGCTCCCAGTATCTCAGAGTAGAGCCTGGCATGATGGTACCCAAGATGTCCAACCCCTATAACTCCAACCCGAACAGAAGACAAAACAATCACTCCCCTAACAACAAAAGGCCTTTCACCAACAGCGCCGTTTTACACCGCCATACATGGGCAAATTACCATCTATAAATATTCTCACCTAAAGCACACCCCAAGTGGCATTTAACGCTAAAGGAATAAAGGGCAAGTTTGTTGTTTTTTATTAAAACATCAAGACAAATTCGGCGGATTCCCTAGACCAAACAAAAGGATCATTCTCTCCTGTGTGGCATCCCGTCTGTAGGACTTAAGGGCCGGCTCCTCCATAGTACAGCCGGGATACACCAATATGTTAGAGATATCCATTTTGGAAGATAATTGACTGATGACCGCCTTCTTAAGGTCGAAGAAAACCCTTTCCCCTGCTATCCTGTGACAGTCAGACGGAAGGCGATCCATGCCAACCACCGTAAGCGGATCATCCAACCTTCTTTCGTAACACTTGCCACATACCGATGGCCCTATCCACCCCGTAACACCGTTCCAATCGGGGGTTAGCGCCTCATCAACTTTGCTTAATGCCTTAGAGCATATGTTAGCCACGGTACCCGCATACCCGGAGTGCAGCCCCACCACCCAATTCGATGAGGGATGCCCAAATATAACCGGGATGCAATCCGCGAACCGCAACATCCCCACCGCCCCAGGCTCCCTAATTATCA is a window from the Thermanaerothrix sp. genome containing:
- the meaB gene encoding methylmalonyl Co-A mutase-associated GTPase MeaB, with amino-acid sequence MEGRGALLLDRLVNAALSGDHRSIARLISLVESESPLADGVMRSIYPRTGRAHVVGVTGSPGAGKSTLVDKMIQHFLDMGRSVGVIAVDPSSPFSGGAILGDRLRMQNHAVDSRVFIRSMGSRGSLGGVSGATGEAALILDACGKDVVIIETVGVGQSEVDIVKLADTVCLVLVPGMGDDVQIMKAGIMEIADVFVVNKADRDGADKVVADIRMMLDISFRGTWRPPVVKTCAERGDGVDDAVKSVMSHREHVLNSQEGKMRRLSRIEAMVEGVLRKEISALVQREWSKRRDEGLLEDLLLRRADPYSTAESILDDVLCSK
- a CDS encoding Gfo/Idh/MocA family oxidoreductase codes for the protein MSSVRVGVIGVGHLGYHHARLYSEILGADLVGVVDANEDRANYVGETMGVQSFTDFRAFLDQVKPDAISVAVPTSLHYQVASEALKRGIHVLVEKPVTTKVEEAEGLLRLAADMGLVLQVGHVERFNSAVQYVKSMIEEPLFIQTRRMGPFSPRISDVGVVLDLMIHDIDIILSMVNSEIDKISATGAKIRSDHEDIACAQITFKNGTIAHVLVSRVSEKRIRQMDIMEKERYIVVDFESQDVSINRCLKSGSGLVEVVEHPVYPKKEPLKMELQHFLDCVKEGRQPLVGIRDGKRALEVCVRVLRQIWADRSMGSSVAV
- a CDS encoding polyphenol oxidase family protein, with protein sequence MVDGPSVKAGADQFRAIEEAARLIGVAPTKMVVPMQVHGSRVITGQLPYFPLRPEADGLIIREPGAVGMLRFADCIPVIFGHPSSNWVVGLHSGYAGTVANICSKALSKVDEALTPDWNGVTGWIGPSVCGKCYERRLDDPLTVVGMDRLPSDCHRIAGERVFFDLKKAVISQLSSKMDISNILVYPGCTMEEPALKSYRRDATQERMILLFGLGNPPNLS